Sequence from the Corallococcus sp. EGB genome:
AACACGGAGAGCCCGGAGGGCGCGTACCTCGCGGCCTATCCCCCTGGCAGTTCGCCCACGCCCTACGCGACGACGCCCAGCACGACGATGGGCCCCCAGGCCGTGGGCGTCGCCGGCGGAAGCCAGCCCGTGCCCATCCAGAACCCGTACACCTGCGTGAACTTCATCATCGCGACCGAGGGCATCTTCCCCTCGCGCCCCTGAGGTCCGGCCCGGGAGGCGCCGAGCCACGGACGCGGCCCTCCTTGCCGCCTCAAGCGCCCACCACCTCCGCGCGGGTGATGCGGTCCAACCGGAAGTGGCGTCGCTCGCCGGACGCCAGGTCCACCGCGTCCAGCCGCGTCTCGTGCCGGTCCATCACCACGGACTCGATGCGGACCTCTCGCACCGTCTCCAGGAAGTTGCCGTCCACGTAGGTGATGCGCAGCGGCTGCCGCTCGAACCACGCGCGCTCCAGGGCCTCGCGCACGGGCTTGCGCGTGGGCAGGGACGGCACGCCCAGGAACGTCAGCTCGCGAAGCCGCGCCAGGAGCTCCCGCTGCGCGGACGTGGACAGGGCCGAGCGCACCTTGTCCAGCGCCGACTCCAGCGTCCCCGTGAAGGGCAAAAGCCGCATGTCGATGGCGAAGCGTCCCAGCGCCACCACCAGCGCCGCCTCGCGCGCGGTGAAGTTCACCGGAGGCAGGCTGTAGCCCCGGTCCAGCGCGTAGCCCCCGCCCCGGCCCCGCTCCGCGCCCACCGGCAGCGCCGCCGCGCGCAAGGCGTCCAGGTCCCGGTAGATGGTCCGCACCGTCACGCTGAAGCGCTCGGCCAGCACCTCCGCGGTGACGCCGGTGCGGCGGCCTCTCAGGTACTCCGCGAGTGCGAAGAGTCGCTCGGTGCGCTGCATGGCGGTGAATCCTGACATACCGCTGTCAGCCGGGGGCCTCAAGCTGACGGCAGGCCCCCGCGATGCGAAGCCCTTCCGACAGCGTCCCGCCGCTCCTGTCCGCCCCCGCTTGCGAAGCGGGCCTCGGCGCGCCTAAGAGCGCCCGGAGCACCGCCCGCGCGAAGCCCCTTCCCTCCCCAGAGTCCCCGCCCATGGTCCCGCCCCCCCATCCGCTGGAGGACGAGTGGTTGTGGGGATGGGACCCGACGCCGGGCATCGTGTCCGTCTGGGCGGAGCCGGACGGGCGCGCCTTCATCTGGAAGCGGCAGCCGGGCACGCACGCGCGCGCGCGCGAGGACGCGAGGTACCGGCCCTGGGTGCTGCTCGCGTCGCTCCAGGACCTGGAGCACCTGGGGGACTCGCTGCGGCCCGAAGGCCCGTCTCCCATCCCGGGCGCGGTCACGTACCGGGAGTTGGAGGGGCCCGGCGCGCTGAGGTTCCTCGTCAGCGCGGACGATGGAAGGGCGCTGGCGTCCGCGGTGCTCAAGGGCGCGTCGAAGCGGTTGGACCAACGCGTGGGCCACCTGCGCGACCTGGGCCCGGCCGCGGCGCTGACGCTGCCTCCGGAGGAGCAGTACCTGGTGGCCACCGGCCGCACGTACTTCCGCGACCTGGGCTTCGATGAGCTGCGCCGGCTCCAGTTCGACCTGGAGACCACCGGGCTGGATCCATCCAGGGACCGCATCTTCCTCGTCGCGCTGAGGGACCCGGACGGCCGCGCGGAGACGCTGGAGGTGACCGCGGACGGCGACGAAGGCGAGGCGGACCTCCTGCGCCGCCTCGTCGCGCGGATCCGCGAGGCCGACCCGGACGTGGTGGAGAACCACAACCTGCACGGCTTCGACCTGCCCTTCCTGGACCAGCGCGCGAAGCGGCTGAACGTGCCGCTCGCGGTGGGCCGGGCGGGGCTGCCGGGCCTGCGCCACCGCCCATCCGCACGGGGCGCCGCGCTGAACCGGGGGCCCGGAGGCCGGGACGCGGACGCCATGCGCCGCGCGCGCTACACCGTGCCCGGCCGCGAGTTCATCGACACGCTGGACGCCGTGCGCCGCCACGACTTCGCCGCGCGCGACCTGCCCGGCCACGGCCTCAAGGCGGTGGCGCGGCACCTGGGCCTCTCCGGGCCGGACCGCGAGCTCATCCCCGGCGCGCGCGTGCACGAGGTCTTCCTGAAGGACCCGGAGCGGGTGCGCCGCTACGCACGCGAGGACGTGACGGAGGCCGCGGGCCTGGCGCACCTGCTGGGCGGCGCGGCGTTCGAGCTCGCGCGCATGGCCCCCCGGCGCTACGAGCGGCTGGCGGACGCGGGCCCGGCGACGGGCGTGTTGGATCCGCTGCTGGTGCGCGCCTACGTGCGCTCGGGCGCGGCGCTGCCGGCGCATGAGTCCGGCGACGGCACGCCCCACAGCGGCGCGGCGCTGCACCTGTTCGCCTCGGGTGTCGCGCGCCACATCGTGAAGGCGGACGTGGCCAGCCTCTACCCGTCGCTGATGCGCCAGTACCGCATCGGCCCCAGGCGGGACCGGCTGAACGCGCTGCTCGCGCTGGTGGACCGGCTGGTGGATCAGCGCCTGGACGCGAAGGCCCAGGCGAAGAAGGCCCCGCCCGGCTCGCAGGAGCGCCACACGCACGAGGCGGTCTCCGCGGCGATGAAGATCCTGATCAACTCCGCCTACGGCTACCTGGGCGCGGTGGGCCTCACGCGCTTCTCGGACGTGCACGCCGCCAACGAGGTGACGCGGCGCGGGCGCGAGCTGCTGGGCCTGATGTGCCGCGAGCTGGCGCGCCGGGGCGTGACGCTGCTGGAGGCCGACACGGACGGCGTCTACTTCGCGGTGCCGGAGGACTGGACGGAGGCGGACGAGCGCCGCGTGGTGTCGGAGGTCGCGAGCCTGCTGCCGCCGCGCGTGCGGCTGGAGTTCGACGGGCGCTACGCCGCCATGCTTTCGCACGAACCCAAGAACTACGCCCTCCAGCCCTACAACGGCCCGCTGCTCTTGCGCGGCGTGGCCTTCCGCTCCAGCCGCGCGGAGCCCTACGGAGAGACCTTCCTGCGCCGCGCCCTCCAGCACCTGCTGGCCGGCGACGTGCGCGCCGTGCGCGACACCTACGTGGACGCGGTGATGGCGCTGCGCCGCCGCCAGGTGCCCACCTTCGAGGTCTCCGCGCAGGTGCGGCTGACCAAGTCCCCGTCGCAGTACCTGGCCACGCGCAAGCAGCGCAAGGAGCTGCCGTACGAAGCCCTGCTCACGAATGGCCGTGAACACTGGGCCCTGGGCGAGCGCGTGCGCGTCTACCGCGCCACGGGCGGCCGGGCGGGCCTGCTCCCGGACGCGGACGCCGAGGACGGCGAGCCCGCCCCCCGCCCCGCTCCGGGTGCCCCCGGGGACGATGCCGCGCGCGACTACGACGTCGAGTATTACGTGCGCCTGCTCAAGGACTCGTTCGCGGCCCGGCTCGCACGGGGCCTCACTCCGGAGGACTTCGCCACCGTGTTCGCGGACCCCGACCAGCCCTCCCTCTTCACCCCGTCCCTGGCGGACGCACGGCCCGTGCTCACCGTCGTGAGAGAGCCCCGAGGCCCGGAGTTCGGTGAGGACACAGCGGTGGTTGGAGCCCCGCCCTTCTCACCCTGACTGGAACCCTGCCGTGTCCCGGTTCCTCCGAGAGTCGTGGGGAGGCTTCTGCTACGTTGCGTCAATCCTGATGGCCTTCTCGTTGATGAAGCGTCCCACGCCGCGCGCGCTGGTGGTTCCCGGCACCGTGGCCCTGCTGCTCCTGCTCCCCTGGCTCATCTATTCGAGCGCGATCATCCACCGCTATGGCCTGCGGGATGACTACGCCATCCTCCGCGAGGCGCGCGAGGAGCCGGGGAAGATCCTCCGCGTCTGCGCCTCGCAGGGCCGGCCGCTCTACGGCTGGATGCTGGAGGCGTCCGCGAAGGCGGCGGGCGGCATCGACGGGTTGATGGGGCTGCGCCTCATCAGCGTCGCCGGGCTGGGCGTGCTCGCGGCGGCGGTGTTCCTGATGCTGCGCAGGGAGGGCTGGCGGCCGGGCTCCGCCGCGCTGCTGGCGGGGTTCCTCACGGTGACGCCGTCCGCGCAGGTCATCGCCAACTGGAGCATCTGCTGGCCCCAAGCGCTGGCGCTGATGCTGGGCCTGGGCGCGTTCGCCTTCGCCCGCCGCGCCATGGGCCCGCCGGGGGAGAACGCGCCCGTGCGGTGGCCGTCCGCGCTGGCCGCGGTGGCGGCCATGACCGCCGCGACGCTCATCTACCAGGTGAGCGGGCTGTTCTCCGCGGTGCTGCTGGCGGCGTCGCTGGTGGTGCACCGCGACGTGTCGCTGAAGGACACCGCGAGATGGATGCTCAAGCACCTGCTGGTGATGGGCGCGGGCCTGACCCTCGCGTACGCGGTCACGCAGGTGCTCTTCAAGGCGGGCATCTTCCCGCCCTCGCCCCGGCTCACCTTCGAGAAGCACTGGGTGGACAAGACCGTCTGGGCGCTCACGCACGTGTTCCCCAACGCGCTCGCGCTGTCGGCGCTCAACGAGGCGCCGGTGGGCGACATGGACGGCTACTGGACCATGGTGGTGCTGACGCTGACGCTCCTGGGCGTGGGCGTCGCGGTGGAGGGGCGCCGCTCGGGGCTCAAGGGCGTGGGGCGCTGGCTGCTGGCGCTGGTGACGCTGTCGGGCGCGGCGTACTCGGTGAGCTTCCTCGCCGGGGAGCGGTGGCCCACGTACCGCACGCTCAACGCGCTCACCGGCGTGTGGGCCGTGTTCTTCGCCGCGTCGCTGGTGAACCTGGGCACCGTCTGGCCCAGGCATGGCCCGCGCATGGCCACGGGCCTGCTCTGCGTGTTCGTGGCCTTCAGCGCATTCCTCGCGCACGAGCAGTCCCTGGAGCTGTTCGCCCTGCCCCAGGGCCGGGAGCTCGCGGTGATGGAGCAGGGCGCAAGCCTCGTCGTCCCGGACCGCAAGCCGCGCGTCTTCGTCCTCACCGCGAAGCAGTCGGACTCCACCGCGCCGTTCCACTACCTGGACGAGTTCGGCTCCGTCTCCGTGGACGCGGAGTGGGTGGCCAAGGAGATGCTCAAGGCCCTGGTGAAGGAGCGCTTCCCCGGCGAGCACGACGTGAGCGGCCTCTACCGCTTCGCCGCCGGCCCCGTCGCCCCCGAGCCGCGCAACTACGACATCCTCATCGACATGCGCCACCAGCACGTGAGCGCCGCCAGCCCCATCCTCCAGAAGCCGCGCTAACGAGCCTGCGCGCCGTCAAAAAGCCATCCGGGGAAGCCCTGATGCGTGCGCCGCGCTCCCACCCGGATTTCCGGGGAGTTTCGCCGGGGGCAGGCCTCTCGCGATGCGTCGTGCAGGTTGCGCCCCACCGGACGCGCGAATCCGGGTAATGAATCAGCGGGTGAGGTCCTCCGTTCATCCGGCACCAGGAGATGCGCGCTGATGGACGGGGAGCGTCCGGTGCGGCACGACTGGGTGTACCTGGGCACCGGCTGGGCGGAAGCCCTGCGCTCCCCGGTGGCCCCGGACGTGCTCGCGCAGGCGACGGCGTGGCACGACCAGGGCCTGCCCTTCGCCGTCGCCCGCCAGGAGGTCGCGGATCCGGAGGACACGCTGCGGCTGGGGCTGACCCTGCCCGGCCGCCGCCACCTGTCGCTGCACGTGGCCCTGGCCGCCGTGGAGCGGCGGCTGCCCCCGCCCACGGCCGAGGAGGTGCGCGCCACCGTCCCCGCGGCCTGGAGCCCCGCCCTGGACGACGTCATCGCCCTGGGCAGCGCGTTGGCCCTGACGGTGGGCGTGTTCGGGTCGCTGGCGTGGCAGCACCGCTCCGGCGTGCCCTTCGTGCGGCCGCTGTCGGACCTGGACCTGCTGTTCGCCCCCGCGCGCTGGTCGGACGTGGAGCGGCTGCTGTTCGGGCTGGAGGCGGTGTCCCGGCGCCACTCGGTGGTGCGCCTGGACGGCGAGGTCGTGCTGCCGGATGGCGGCGCGGTGTCCTGGCGCGAGCTCGCGCTCGAGCCGGAGCGCATCTGGGTCACCGGCCCCCGCGGCGCCAGCCCCCGCACGCTCCGCGAACTGCGCGCGCTCTTCCCCGCCGAGCCCTGAAACATGCGCGGACAGCGCGCGCCGCGTGAATAAGCGCGCCCGCGGACACGTCTCGCAGCGCGCGGACACAACCCGTTTCCGCCGCCCGGTTCGAATGACTCGCGGGGTTTTTCACGCCCCGCGTGACCCTCGGGCGCGTCGTCCCCCTGGACAAACCTGCAAGAACGTGAAGACCGAGGCCACGGTGCGCCTTTCATCAGCGAGCACAGGGGGTTGTGGAATCCGCCGGGCAGGCGGAGGGACGGGCTCCCGGCGTGCGGCCCGCTTGGGCGGGCCGCACAATTGTCACCCTGTGAATGGTTTGGTAAAGGTTGTCTTTGGGGGCGCTTGGGGCCGCTCCGTCACCATGACGCGATTCTCCGTACAGCGCTGGGCCGCCTGGGCCCCCGGGCTCGTCAACCCTGCTTCATGGGAAACGTGGCTCGCGACGCCGCACGCGCTCCCCACCGAAGGGACGCCCGCGCTCGCGGCGATGCCGGCGATGATGCGCCGCCGCGTGGACCGGCTGGGCCGCATCGCGCTCCAGGCCGCCTATGACGCGCACGTGGACGCCCCGGACGCCCCCGTCATCTTCGCGTCGCGTTATGGCGACCTGGGCCGCTCGGTGGAGCTGCTCTCGCAGCTGGCACACTCGGAGCCGCTGTCGCCCACCTCCTTCAGCCTGTCGGTGCACAACGCCATCGGGGCGCTCTACTCCATCGCGCGGGGGGACACGTCCGCGTACGGCGCCATCGCCGCGGGCGAGGAGACGGTGGAGGCCGCCTTCACGGAGGCGTGCGGCCTGCTGTCGGACGGCGCGCCCCGGGTGATGGTCGTCGTCTACGACGAGCCCGTGCCCACACCGTGGGAACACTTCTCCCGCGACGTGGCGTTTCCCCATGCATGGGCCTGTCTCCTTTCAGCCTGCACGGGCGAGGACGCCATCCACCTGGACTGCGCGGCCGGCGCCCCGGACGCGCGGCAGGAGCCAGCGGACCTTCCGGCGGACCTGTGCGCCCTGCGCTTCCTCGTCTCCGGCGCGCCGCGGTGGGAGCACGCGACGGGCGGCCGGCGGTGGCGGTGGGCGCGCCATGCTTGAGAAGCTCGATCGGCCGTGGCGCATCTTCGCCACCGGGTTGTCCTTCGCCACCTTCGGGCTGGGGGGCCTGGCGCTGCGGCTGCTCTACTTCCCGCTGCTCGCGCTCTTCGTGCGCGACCCCATGCGGCTGCAGCGGCTGGCGCGGCTCGCGGTGCACCACACGTTCCGCTTCTTCATCGGCTACATGCGCTTCCTGGGCGTGCTCACGTACGAGCTGGAAGGCGTGGAGAAGCTGTCGCGCTCCGGGCTGCTCATCCTGGCCAACCACCCGTCGCTCATCGACGTGGTGTTCCTCATCTCGCTGGTGCCCAACGCGGACTGCGTGGTCAAGGCGAGCCTGGCGAACAACCCCTTCACGCGCGGCCCCATCCGCGCGACGCGCTACCTGTGCAACGACTCCGGCCCCGGGCTCGTGCAGGACTGCATCGCGTCCGTGAAGGCCGGCAACAACCTCATCATCTTCCCGGAGGGCTCGCGCACGCCGCTCGACGGGAACATGCAGCTGCAGCGCGGCGCCGCCAACATCGCGGTGCGGGGCCCGTGCGACATCACGCCGGTCATCATCCGCTGCGAGCCCCGGGGCCTCACCAAGGGCACGCCCTGGTGGAGGGTGCCGCCCAGGCGCATGCACTACGTCATCCGCGTGGAGGACGACATCCAGGTGTCGTCCCAGGACGTGGACGCGGGCGAGGCGGCCAGGGCCGCGCGCCAGCTCACGACCCGTCTGCACGACCATTTCCGAAGGGGGAGCCAGGGACATGTTGGAGCTTGAGCAGGAGATCAAACGTCTGGTCATCGAGACGTTGAACCTCGAGGACATCACGCCGGAGGACATTGATCCGGCGGCGCCGTTGTTCGTCGAGGGGCTGGGCTTGGACTCCATCGATGCCCTGGAGCTCGGCCTCGCGCTGCAGAAGTCCTATGGCGTCGTGCTGGCGAGCGACTCCAAGGAGAACCGCCGTCACTTCGCCAGCGTTCGGGCGCTCGCGGATTTCGTCAGCACCCACCGCACCCGGTCCTGAGTCGCCCCTTCAAAAACCAAGCGAGGAACACCCCATGACCAAGCACGAGCTGTTCGAGCGCCTGAGCGCCATCCTCCAGGAAACCTTCGACATCGAGCCGTCCCGCATCATCCCGGAGGCGCGGCTGCACGATGACCTCGACATCGACAGCATCGACGCCATCGACCTGCTGGTGCGGCTGAAGCCGGTGACGGGCCAGCGCATCTCGCCGGAGGTGTTCCGCTCCGTGCGCACGCTGCAGGACGTGGTGGACGCGCTGTACGGCCTGCTGGGCAGCGACTCCGCGGCGGCGTGAAGCGTCTTCGCCCGGTGTTGTTGGGGCTCTTGAGCCTCGCCTACCCGCCGCTCGTCTATCTG
This genomic interval carries:
- a CDS encoding YafY family protein, which encodes MQRTERLFALAEYLRGRRTGVTAEVLAERFSVTVRTIYRDLDALRAAALPVGAERGRGGGYALDRGYSLPPVNFTAREAALVVALGRFAIDMRLLPFTGTLESALDKVRSALSTSAQRELLARLRELTFLGVPSLPTRKPVREALERAWFERQPLRITYVDGNFLETVREVRIESVVMDRHETRLDAVDLASGERRHFRLDRITRAEVVGA
- a CDS encoding ribonuclease H-like domain-containing protein → MVPPPHPLEDEWLWGWDPTPGIVSVWAEPDGRAFIWKRQPGTHARAREDARYRPWVLLASLQDLEHLGDSLRPEGPSPIPGAVTYRELEGPGALRFLVSADDGRALASAVLKGASKRLDQRVGHLRDLGPAAALTLPPEEQYLVATGRTYFRDLGFDELRRLQFDLETTGLDPSRDRIFLVALRDPDGRAETLEVTADGDEGEADLLRRLVARIREADPDVVENHNLHGFDLPFLDQRAKRLNVPLAVGRAGLPGLRHRPSARGAALNRGPGGRDADAMRRARYTVPGREFIDTLDAVRRHDFAARDLPGHGLKAVARHLGLSGPDRELIPGARVHEVFLKDPERVRRYAREDVTEAAGLAHLLGGAAFELARMAPRRYERLADAGPATGVLDPLLVRAYVRSGAALPAHESGDGTPHSGAALHLFASGVARHIVKADVASLYPSLMRQYRIGPRRDRLNALLALVDRLVDQRLDAKAQAKKAPPGSQERHTHEAVSAAMKILINSAYGYLGAVGLTRFSDVHAANEVTRRGRELLGLMCRELARRGVTLLEADTDGVYFAVPEDWTEADERRVVSEVASLLPPRVRLEFDGRYAAMLSHEPKNYALQPYNGPLLLRGVAFRSSRAEPYGETFLRRALQHLLAGDVRAVRDTYVDAVMALRRRQVPTFEVSAQVRLTKSPSQYLATRKQRKELPYEALLTNGREHWALGERVRVYRATGGRAGLLPDADAEDGEPAPRPAPGAPGDDAARDYDVEYYVRLLKDSFAARLARGLTPEDFATVFADPDQPSLFTPSLADARPVLTVVREPRGPEFGEDTAVVGAPPFSP
- the mdcG gene encoding malonate decarboxylase holo-[acyl-carrier-protein] synthase, coding for MDGERPVRHDWVYLGTGWAEALRSPVAPDVLAQATAWHDQGLPFAVARQEVADPEDTLRLGLTLPGRRHLSLHVALAAVERRLPPPTAEEVRATVPAAWSPALDDVIALGSALALTVGVFGSLAWQHRSGVPFVRPLSDLDLLFAPARWSDVERLLFGLEAVSRRHSVVRLDGEVVLPDGGAVSWRELALEPERIWVTGPRGASPRTLRELRALFPAEP
- a CDS encoding beta-ketoacyl synthase chain length factor; this translates as MTRFSVQRWAAWAPGLVNPASWETWLATPHALPTEGTPALAAMPAMMRRRVDRLGRIALQAAYDAHVDAPDAPVIFASRYGDLGRSVELLSQLAHSEPLSPTSFSLSVHNAIGALYSIARGDTSAYGAIAAGEETVEAAFTEACGLLSDGAPRVMVVVYDEPVPTPWEHFSRDVAFPHAWACLLSACTGEDAIHLDCAAGAPDARQEPADLPADLCALRFLVSGAPRWEHATGGRRWRWARHA
- a CDS encoding 1-acyl-sn-glycerol-3-phosphate acyltransferase, with amino-acid sequence MLEKLDRPWRIFATGLSFATFGLGGLALRLLYFPLLALFVRDPMRLQRLARLAVHHTFRFFIGYMRFLGVLTYELEGVEKLSRSGLLILANHPSLIDVVFLISLVPNADCVVKASLANNPFTRGPIRATRYLCNDSGPGLVQDCIASVKAGNNLIIFPEGSRTPLDGNMQLQRGAANIAVRGPCDITPVIIRCEPRGLTKGTPWWRVPPRRMHYVIRVEDDIQVSSQDVDAGEAARAARQLTTRLHDHFRRGSQGHVGA
- a CDS encoding phosphopantetheine-binding protein; its protein translation is MLELEQEIKRLVIETLNLEDITPEDIDPAAPLFVEGLGLDSIDALELGLALQKSYGVVLASDSKENRRHFASVRALADFVSTHRTRS
- a CDS encoding acyl carrier protein — translated: MTKHELFERLSAILQETFDIEPSRIIPEARLHDDLDIDSIDAIDLLVRLKPVTGQRISPEVFRSVRTLQDVVDALYGLLGSDSAAA